Part of the Aquimarina sp. TRL1 genome, GCGAGGTTTTTATATAAATTATAGAAATCTATTGTCCTTTGTTTCTTAGTTCAGATATGTTTCAACATCTTTTAACGGAAGATCAAAAGCCTCTGAAATTGCAGGATATACAACATCTCCATTAATAACATTTAATCCTTTTTTCAAAGGTTCGTTATCTGCACATGCTGCTTTCCATCCCTTATTTGCCAATTGTACAGCGTATGGCAAAGTGACATTTGTCAGTGCCAAAGTTGACGTATATGGCACAGCACCAGGCATATTCGCCACAGAATAATGTACTACATCGTCAATAATGTAGATAGGATCCTGATGTGTAGTAGGTTTTGTGGTTTCAAAACATCCTCCCTGATCAACAGCTACATCAACCACTACAGTTCCCGGTCTCATATCTTTCAACATATCTTTGGTGATCAACTTTGGAGCTTTTGCTCCTGGAATCAACACTCCTCCGATAATCAAATCAGCATTTTTGATATGCTTACGAATGGTATATTCATTAGAATACTCAGTATTCACATTTGCCGACATTACATCATCTAAGTAGCGCAAACGCTTCATACTAATATCAAGTATTGTGACATCGGCTCCCATACCAGCAGCCATCTTAGCCGCTTGTGTCCCTACAACTCCTCCTCCAAGTACTAATACTTTTGCAGGAGCAACTCCTGGAACACCTCCAAGAAGAATTCCTCTTCCCTTTAATGGTTTTTCCAAATATTTAGCTCCTTGCTGGATAGACATTCTTCCTGCCACCTCACTCATAGGAGTCAATAACGGCAAGCTTCTATCAGCTTCTTCAACTGTTTCATAAGAAACACATACAGATCCGCTTTCGATCATTGCCTTTGTCAATGGCTCACTTGATGCAAAGTGGAAATACGTGAAAACTAGTTGATCTTTTTTAATCAATGAATATTCTGGTTCAATAGGCTCTTTTACTTTGATAATCATCTCAGCAATGCTATATACCTCCTCAATAGTAGGTAATATTTTAGCACCTGCCTCAACATATTCTTCGTCACTAAACCCGCTTTGAACTCCAGCTGTATGCTGAACATATACAGTGTGACCATTTTTAACAAGCTCCATTGCTCCGGCAGGGGTTAACCCAACCCTGTTCTCGTTATTTTTGATCTCCTTAGGAACACCTATTATCATATTTTTATTTTTTTGCCGAAATTATGTTATTTAAAGAAAATACACAATAAAAAAAAAGCTAAAATTGAAGATTTGATAATTTACAATCACTCCTTTTCGAAACAGCTTTATCCCCCTTCTATAGACAGGTTACCTCTTAAAAAAAGCAGGAGATATACAACCAATACCCCCTGCTTTTCTCGTTTTTATTTTTATAAAAATAGCTTATCCCACAATATTGACAATCTTACCTGGGACTACTATTACTTTTTTAGGACTACGACCTGCTAACTGTTGCTGCGTTTTTTCGTGAGCCATTACTTCTTTTTCTATTTCCTCTTTACTCATTTCTAATGACAACTCCATTGTAAAACGAGTTTTCCCATTAAATGATATTGGATAATTTTTAGTACTTTCTACAAGGTGTGCTGCTTCAAATTTTGGGAAAGAAGCGGTAGAAATTGAAGCTTCATTTCCTATCAGACTCCACAATTCTTCTGCTACATGGGGAGCATATGGAGCAATTAATACCAATAATGGTTCTAGCACTTCTTTGCTATTGCATTTCTGAGCAGTCAATTCATTCACTGCGATCATAAATGTACTAACCGAGGTATTAAATGAAAAGTTTTCGATGTCTTCTTCTACCTTCTTAATAGTTTTATGTAATGTCTTCAGGTTATCCTTTGTCGGAGCTGTTTCAGAAACAACATGTCCTTCTTCTCCAATATATAATTTCCACAATTTTTTCAGGAAATTATGTACTCCGGTTATCCCTGCTGTATTCCATGGTTTTGCTTGCTCTAACGGTCCTAAAAACATCTCATATAATCGAAGAGTATCCGCTCCATATTCATTACAAATATCATCTGGATTCACAACATTAAACCATCTTTTGGACATTTTTTCCACTTCTCTTCCTACAAGATATTTTCCGTCTTCTAATTCGAATTCCGCATCAGCAAATTGTGGTTGCCATTGCTTTAGTCCATCGATATCAAGTTCATCCGATGCATTAATCAGGTTCACATCTACACGTAGCGCCTCTGTCTCATATGAAGACGCCAAACCTTTGGATACATATTTATTAGTACCGCTAACTCTATACACTAACGCACTGGTACCCAAAATCATTCCTTGGTTAATCAGTTTTTTAAAGGGCTCTTCTACACTTATAAAACCTCGGTCCTTTAAAAACTTTGTCCAAAATCGAGAATATAACAAATGACCTGTCGCATGTTCGCTTCCTCCTATATACAAATCAACATTCTCCCAATAAGACAACGCTTCTTCTGAAGCAAATTCTTCTTTATTCAAAGGATCCATATATCGAAACAAATACCATGAACTTCCAGCCCATCCTGGCATCGTATTTAATTCTAACGGAAATACTGTAGTGTGGTCAACTAAATCATTAGACACTACTTTATGTGCTTTGGTATCCCAAGCCCAGGCATCTGCTCTTCCTAACGGAGGCTCTCCTGTCTCTGTTGGCAGGTATTTCTCTACTGCCGGCAATTCTATCGGCAAATACTCTTTTTCAATCATTTGGGGCATCCCATCTACATAATACACAGGAAACGGCTCTCCCCAATATCGCTGGCGACTAAAAACCGCATCTCTCAATCTATAATTCGTCTGTCCTTTTCCCTGACCAATCTCTTCTAAGGACGAAATTGCTTTTTTAGTCGCTTCTTTATAGTTCAATCCATCTAAGAAATCGGAATTTGCAATAATTGTTTTCTCTTTATCTACGAATGCCGCTTCTGATATATCTGCATCCGCAAAAATATTCTTAATAACAGGCATTCCTTCTTTTCCTGAAAAGAAGTTCGCAAAATCATAATCTCTTTGATCTCCGCAAGGAACTGCCATTACAGCCCCGGTACCATATCCTGCTAGTACATAGTCCCCAATCCATATCGGGATTGGTTCTTTACTGAAAGGGTGCTCTGCATAAGCTCCGGTAAAAACTCCACTGATTGTTTTCACATCAGCCATACGTTCTCTTTCGCTTCTTTTTGACGTAGCTTCTACATAAGCTTCTACTGCTTCTTTTTGTGCTTCTGTAGTAATTTTTGCAACCAATTCATGTTCTGGTGCCAAGGTCATAAAAGTAACCCCAAAGATCGTATCAGGTCGAGTAGTAAACACCTCTATTGTATCTTCAAAATTCTTTATATCAAAAGTAACGCTTGCTCCTACCGATTTCCCTATCCAGTTTCGCTGAGATTCTTTTAAGGAATCTGTCCAATTAATAGTATTCAACCCTTGGAGCAATCGTTCTGCATATGCAGAAATACGCATACTCCATTGGGTCATTTTTTTTCTGATTACAGGATATCCTCCCCGCTCAGAAACTCCATTAACAATCTCATCATTTGCTAACACTGTTCCTAACTGAGGGCACCAGTTTACCTCAGTTTCTGCCAGGTAGGTTAATCTATATGTAAGTAATACTGCTTGTTTTTCTTTATCTGAATACGCATTCCATTCTCCCGCAGAAAAAGTCTGTATTGCATCATCACATGCAGCTTTTACTTCTTTATTTCCTTCTTTCTCGAATATGGCAATCAAATCACTAATCGGTTTTGCCATATTATCTTTAAGATCATACCAGGAGTCAAACAATTGAATAAAAATCCATTGAGTCCACTTATAATAAGCTGCATCACTGGTTCTTACTTCTCTACTCCAATCAAACGAAAATCCGATCTTATCCAGCTGTTCACGGTATCTAGCTATATTATCTTTGGTAGTGATGGCAGGATGCTGTCCTGTTTGTATAGCATATTGCTCTGCTGGAAGCCCAAAAGAATCATACCCTTGCGGATGCAAGACATTAAATCCTTTATGGCGTTTGTATCTCGCATAGATATCACTAGCGATATATCCGAGAGGATGCCCTACATGCAACCCTGCTCCAGAGGGATATGGAAACATATCCAAAACATAGAATTTTTCTTTTTCACTAGCATTTTCAGCCTTAAAAGTACCTTTTTCAGCCCAATATGCTTGCCATTTGGCTTCTATCTTGTTAAAATCGTATTTCATCAACCTGGTTTTTCAGTCCGCAAATTTACAATTTTATAAGAGTATTTCAGCGCTTCCTTATTTTTCTTATGACGAAGTAGCCCTAGTACTTCTCTAAAAACGGACAAAAATCAGAACTCACAACTATTTTCTTGCTTTTTCTTCCATCGGTTTTAGACAATAGTAAACAAATTTATTGGCTGGGGTCTCTACCCCTAATCGTTTTCCTTCTTTGACAATATACCCATTAAAGTCTTCTAACTCTGAAGGTCTCCCTTCTAAAATATCTCTTTGTGTAGATGCCGTAGAATCAAAAGGTTGTCCTGCTATAAAATCCATAGTAGCGGATACTGCGGTTTCTTCTAAGTTGACTTTTTTAGCTTTTGCTACCTGATAAATTTCACTGACAACCATCGCTAATATTTTTCGCAACTCCATATCTGAATACATCTCTCCAATAGTTGCCCTTGTCAAAGCACCTAATCCACTGACAGCTGCTATAAACATAAATTTTCTCCAGATGGCTACATTAATATCGTCTGCAATTTTATTTTTTATTCCTGCTGTATCAAAAATGCGTTTTACTTTTTCTAATTTTTCGGATTCTTTGTTAAACACATTTCCAAAAATGATTTCCGGAGGAAATCCAAAATGCAAAATTGTTCCCGGGGATTCTATTTTGCTATAGATTTTACACAGTCCCCCCAGGATATGCTCCGTTTTGAGTTCCTGTTCTAGTTTCTCTACATTATCTGCCCCATTTTGTAAAGGGATTACAACTGTATCTTCTTTTAAGATAGGTTGTATTTGTCGGGCGGCTTCACGCACCTGCCAAGATTTTGTACAAACCAGAATCACATCTGCTTTCTCTACTATATCAATATTATTAGTTACCTGATAAGGTTTTACACTAAAATCCCCCTCAATACTCTTAACGACTAATCCTTTCTTTTTTATCGCTTCAAGATGTTTCCCTCTAGCCAAAAGCGTTACTTTCTGACCGGAATAAGCAATTTTACCTCCAAAATATCCTCCAACACCCCCAACACCTATAATAACTGTATGCATGTCTTTTTAATTTAAATAAATATTTTCTTTAGGTTACATTTTTCTATAACA contains:
- a CDS encoding ketopantoate reductase family protein; amino-acid sequence: MHTVIIGVGGVGGYFGGKIAYSGQKVTLLARGKHLEAIKKKGLVVKSIEGDFSVKPYQVTNNIDIVEKADVILVCTKSWQVREAARQIQPILKEDTVVIPLQNGADNVEKLEQELKTEHILGGLCKIYSKIESPGTILHFGFPPEIIFGNVFNKESEKLEKVKRIFDTAGIKNKIADDINVAIWRKFMFIAAVSGLGALTRATIGEMYSDMELRKILAMVVSEIYQVAKAKKVNLEETAVSATMDFIAGQPFDSTASTQRDILEGRPSELEDFNGYIVKEGKRLGVETPANKFVYYCLKPMEEKARK
- the ald gene encoding alanine dehydrogenase is translated as MIIGVPKEIKNNENRVGLTPAGAMELVKNGHTVYVQHTAGVQSGFSDEEYVEAGAKILPTIEEVYSIAEMIIKVKEPIEPEYSLIKKDQLVFTYFHFASSEPLTKAMIESGSVCVSYETVEEADRSLPLLTPMSEVAGRMSIQQGAKYLEKPLKGRGILLGGVPGVAPAKVLVLGGGVVGTQAAKMAAGMGADVTILDISMKRLRYLDDVMSANVNTEYSNEYTIRKHIKNADLIIGGVLIPGAKAPKLITKDMLKDMRPGTVVVDVAVDQGGCFETTKPTTHQDPIYIIDDVVHYSVANMPGAVPYTSTLALTNVTLPYAVQLANKGWKAACADNEPLKKGLNVINGDVVYPAISEAFDLPLKDVETYLN
- the leuS gene encoding leucine--tRNA ligase translates to MKYDFNKIEAKWQAYWAEKGTFKAENASEKEKFYVLDMFPYPSGAGLHVGHPLGYIASDIYARYKRHKGFNVLHPQGYDSFGLPAEQYAIQTGQHPAITTKDNIARYREQLDKIGFSFDWSREVRTSDAAYYKWTQWIFIQLFDSWYDLKDNMAKPISDLIAIFEKEGNKEVKAACDDAIQTFSAGEWNAYSDKEKQAVLLTYRLTYLAETEVNWCPQLGTVLANDEIVNGVSERGGYPVIRKKMTQWSMRISAYAERLLQGLNTINWTDSLKESQRNWIGKSVGASVTFDIKNFEDTIEVFTTRPDTIFGVTFMTLAPEHELVAKITTEAQKEAVEAYVEATSKRSERERMADVKTISGVFTGAYAEHPFSKEPIPIWIGDYVLAGYGTGAVMAVPCGDQRDYDFANFFSGKEGMPVIKNIFADADISEAAFVDKEKTIIANSDFLDGLNYKEATKKAISSLEEIGQGKGQTNYRLRDAVFSRQRYWGEPFPVYYVDGMPQMIEKEYLPIELPAVEKYLPTETGEPPLGRADAWAWDTKAHKVVSNDLVDHTTVFPLELNTMPGWAGSSWYLFRYMDPLNKEEFASEEALSYWENVDLYIGGSEHATGHLLYSRFWTKFLKDRGFISVEEPFKKLINQGMILGTSALVYRVSGTNKYVSKGLASSYETEALRVDVNLINASDELDIDGLKQWQPQFADAEFELEDGKYLVGREVEKMSKRWFNVVNPDDICNEYGADTLRLYEMFLGPLEQAKPWNTAGITGVHNFLKKLWKLYIGEEGHVVSETAPTKDNLKTLHKTIKKVEEDIENFSFNTSVSTFMIAVNELTAQKCNSKEVLEPLLVLIAPYAPHVAEELWSLIGNEASISTASFPKFEAAHLVESTKNYPISFNGKTRFTMELSLEMSKEEIEKEVMAHEKTQQQLAGRSPKKVIVVPGKIVNIVG